Proteins from a single region of Pseudomonas quebecensis:
- a CDS encoding putative 2-dehydropantoate 2-reductase, with amino-acid sequence MSTTWHILGAGSLGTLWAARLARAGLPVRLILRNQTRLASYQSAGGLTLVEHGETRTYPVIGETPDSQEPIHRLLVACKAYDAEAAIAQLQQRLVPNVELILLQNGLGSQDAVAAQLPQARCLFASSTEGAFREGDWRVVFAGHGYTWLGDAAHPTPPLWLDDLHAAGIPHAWSTDILTRLWRKLALNCAINPLTVLYQCRNGGLQDHHCEVATLCAELSELLECCGQPAAALDLQDEVERVIHATAANYSSMYQDVANARRTEISYLLGYACHAATRHQLNLPHLQQLQVRLVDELLARGLPRD; translated from the coding sequence TTGCCGGTCAGGTTGATCCTGCGCAACCAGACACGCCTGGCCAGCTATCAGTCGGCGGGTGGACTGACCTTGGTGGAGCACGGCGAAACGCGGACCTACCCCGTGATTGGCGAAACACCCGATAGCCAGGAACCGATTCATCGCCTGCTCGTGGCGTGCAAAGCCTACGACGCTGAAGCAGCAATCGCGCAGTTGCAGCAGCGCCTGGTACCGAATGTCGAGCTGATCCTGTTGCAGAATGGCCTGGGCAGCCAGGACGCCGTGGCGGCGCAGCTACCCCAGGCCCGTTGCCTGTTTGCTTCCAGCACCGAGGGCGCCTTCCGCGAGGGCGACTGGCGCGTGGTGTTCGCCGGCCATGGCTATACCTGGCTGGGGGACGCGGCCCATCCAACGCCGCCCTTGTGGCTGGATGACCTGCACGCCGCCGGCATCCCCCACGCCTGGAGCACCGATATCCTGACGCGCCTGTGGCGCAAGCTGGCGCTCAATTGCGCAATCAACCCGCTGACCGTGCTGTATCAATGCCGCAATGGCGGTCTGCAAGACCATCACTGTGAAGTCGCGACGCTGTGCGCGGAACTGAGCGAGCTGCTGGAATGCTGCGGCCAGCCTGCCGCTGCGCTGGATCTACAGGACGAAGTGGAACGGGTGATCCACGCCACCGCCGCCAATTACTCCTCCATGTACCAGGACGTAGCCAACGCCCGGCGCACCGAAATCAGCTATCTGCTGGGCTATGCTTGCCACGCGGCAACTCGTCACCAATTGAACCTGCCCCATTTGCAACAGTTGCAAGTGCGCCTGGTCGACGAGCTGCTCGCGCGCGGATTGCCCCGCGACTGA